In Spinacia oleracea cultivar Varoflay chromosome 5, BTI_SOV_V1, whole genome shotgun sequence, a single window of DNA contains:
- the LOC110804968 gene encoding protein fluG yields the protein MEKFAELRETIEKLELIDAHAHNIVGINSSFPFIKCFSEADGDALTFAPHSLSFKRGVREIAELYGCKSSLDSIEDYRKQSGIDSISSTCFGAARISGLFIDDGIDFDNKYDIEWHKSYVPFVGRILRVEHLAGKILDEDSPDGATWTLNKFTEVFVAKLNSLATTVVGLKSIAAYRGGLEIDPNISEKDAEYGLSEVLRAGKPVRIGNKKLIEYIFIRSLEVALHFDLPIQIHTGFGDKDQDLRTSNPLHLRKVLEDTRFSKCRFVLLHASYPFSKEASYLACVYPQVYLDFGLGLLLLSNNGMKSAVKELLELAPIKKVMFSTDGYAFPEAFYLGSRRAREVIFSILRDSCIDGDLSVPEALEAAKHLLAQNAIQFYKIKWSGELGLTKAMSHNFGEDTNIVPQSNITLVRLIWVDTSGQCRCRVVPLKRFHAVVKKNGVGLTFACMGMTSFMDGPAAESNLTGTGEIRLIPDMSTLRTIPWAQGEEMVLSDMHLKPGEPWEYCPREALRRVAKVLKREFNLEMNAGFENEFYLLKPVSRDGKEEWVPFDSTPYCSTSSFDAASPILQEMFASLQSLDITMEQVHAEAGKGQFEMALGHTVCTRAADNLIFAREAIRAVARKHGLLATFAPKYTLDDIGSGSHVHLSLWENGVNVFTGAGESSHGMSKVGEEFMAGVLFHLPAILAFTAPNPNSYDRIQPDTWSGAYHCWGKENREVPLRTACPPGVADGLVSNFEIKSFDGCANPHMGLASIMAAGIDGLRRHLVLPFPVEANPSSLDGELQRLPTSLAESLEALHKDNFFKEFLGEKLLTAVKGVRKAEVDYYSQNKDAYKQLIYRY from the exons ATGGAGAAATTTGCAGAATTAAGAGAAACAATTGAGAAATTGGAGTTAATCGACGCTCATGCTCACAATATCGTCGGAATTAATTCGTCATTTCCTTTCATCAAATGCTTCTCTGAAGCTGACGGTGACGCTTTAACCTTTGCTCCTCACTCTCTCTCCTTCAAG AGGGGGGTGAGGGAAATTGCCGAACTTTATGGTTGCAAATCATCTTTGGACAGCATCGAAGATTATCGGAAACAGTCTGGAATAGATTCCATTAGCTCAACTTGTTTTGGAGCTGCAAGGATCTCAGGACTATTTATTGATGATGGTATCGATTTTGATAACAAGTATGACATAGAGTGGCATAAGAGCTATGTGCCTTTTGTTGGTCGAATTTTAAGAGTTGAACACTTGGCAGGAAAGATTCTGGATGAA GACTCGCCTGATGGAGCTACATGGACACTGAACAAGTTTACCGAAGTTTTTGTTGCAAAATTGAACTCAT TAGCTACCACAGTGGTTGGATTGAAGAGTATAGCTGCATATCGTGGTGGTCTTGAAATTGATCCAAATATTAGCGAAAAAGATGCTGAATATGGTCTTTCTGAAGTTTTACGTG CTGGGAAGCCTGTCCGGATTGGAAATAAGAAGTTAATCGAGTATATCTTTATTCGTAGTTTGGAGGTTGCTTTGCACTTTGACTTGCCAATACAAATACACACAGG GTTTGGAGACAAAGATCAGGATTTGAGGACATCAAACCCGCTTCATCTTCGAAAGGTACTTGAAGATACAAGATTTTCCAAGTGTCGTTTTGTTCTCTTACATGCTTCGTATCCATTTTCAAAAGAGGCATCATACTTGGCATGTGTTTATCCCCAG GTTTACCTTGACTTCGGATTGGGACTTCTCTTACTCAGTAACAATGGGATGAAATCTGCAGTTAAAGAGCTACTGGAGCTGGCTCCCATAAAAAAG GTGATGTTCAGCACTGATGGCTATGCGTTTCCTGAAGCATTTTACTTAG GTTCCAGGCGAGCACGTGAAGTTATTTTCTCGATTTTACGTGATTCTTGCATTGATGGAGATCTTTCTGTTCCTGAAGCATTGGAAGCTGCTAAGCACCTTCTAGCTCAAAATGCAATTCAATTTTACAAGATCAAATGGAGTGGTGAACTGGGCTTAACAAAAGCCATGTCACATAATTTTGGAGAGGATACAAATATTGTGCCACAAAGTAATATTACATTAGTCCGCTTAATCTGGGTCGATACTTCAGGGCAGTGCAGATGTCGT GTTGTTCCTCTGAAGCGCTTCCATGCAGTTGTCAAGAAAAATGGTGTTGGTTTAACTTTTGCGTGCATGGGAATGACCTCTTTTATGGATGGCCCAGCTGCTGAGTCTAACTTGACAGGAACAGGCGAGATCAGACTTATTCCTGATATGTCAACACTTAGGACAATCCCATG GGCTCAAGGTGAAGAGATGGTTTTGTCAGACATGCATCTCAAACCTGGTGAACCCTGGGAATATTGCCCAAGGGAGGCATTAAGGAGGGTTGCAAAAGTCCTGAAAAGAGAATTTAATTTG GAAATGAATGCGGGGTTTGAGAATGAGTTTTATCTCTTGAAACCGGTTTCAAG gGATGGAAAAGAAGAATGGGTTCCTTTTGATTCAACCCCATACTGTTCAACTTCATCATTCGATGCAGCTTCTCCCATCCTTCAGGAAATGTTTGCTTCTCTTCAGTCTCTAGATATTACAATGGAGCAG GTACATGCAGAAGCAGGGAAAGGCCAATTCGAGATGGCCCTGGGACACACTGTTTGTACCCGTGCTGCAGATaatttgatttttgctcgtgAAGCTATCAGGGCCGTGGCTAGAAAACACGGTTTGCTGGCAACTTTTGCACCAAA GTATACATTGGATGACATTGGATCTGGATCCCATGTGCATTTGAGTTTGTGGGAAAATGGGGTAAATGTTTTCACTGGAGCTGGTGAGTCCAGTCACGGAATGTCTAAAGTTGGCGAGGAATTTATGGCTGGAGTTCTGTTTCATCTTCCAGCCATTTTAGCATTTACTGCTCCAAATCCAAATAG CTATGATCGGATACAACCAGATACATGGAGTGGAGCATATCATTGCTGGGGGAAAGAAAACAGGGAAGTTCCACTGAGGACTGCCTGCCCTCCTGGAGTAGCAGATGGCCTTGTAAGCAACTTTGAAATTAAATCATTTGATGGCTGTGCAAATCCCCACATGGGATTGGCTTCTATAATGGCTGCAGGGATTGATGGCTTACGGAGGCACCTCGTTCTGCCTTTTCCTGTTG AAGCGAATCCCTCTAGCCTTGATGGAGAACTTCAGAGGTTGCCAACATCACTTGCCGAATCCTTGGAAGCTCTTCATAAGGACAACTTCTTTAAGGAATTCCTCGGTGAGAAGCTGCTGACAGCTGTAAAGGGAGTTAGGAAG GCAGAAGTAGATTACTACTCACAGAACAAAGACGCATACAAGCAACTCATATACCGATATTAA
- the LOC130460592 gene encoding uncharacterized protein, translating into MDKAYKNGKIWTHQPYGSIKLEPWLIFPDKSTFLDVLRSFCIQEGFGLSVERADSKRYTAVCAIETCDWRIHASKMFDSVSWAIKGISGCHKTCGRLEENPVVTSEWLCKNMMSLIEANTEIPVETLRRYAQETFQLRVKKRLLYKVRSMAVEKIHGGWAEAYELLPRYAEMIKQTNPGSYALISWGATSGDVNPKFRACFFSFAAQVKGFLRGCRPIIGIDGAHLSGFYKGILLTAVGIDGNNEIFVLAYGIVDTESCDSWTHFMRCLRQMFEQEGCNKDDWTFISDRMKGVDLAVRDTFPRATRRVCCQHLYMNCKNNGFSGSAFFKLFWIAANAHNEYVYGKALEKITAHDPNAAAYLDTCQEQWSRHMFDPAVCCDHNTTNFVESFNACTKPYRDMPVFSLLEAIRKWCMERVGARFDMAIDMEDGQLTEYAKKEVDERTGESRFCYATACGGGEFEVRDAHVNFPIRLSTRSCGCGKWQISGIPCKHALRVIYDQRLNPIDFVSPFFKSAAYKLTYADHIHPMSDPTQWPNFSLPTIQPPVIKRQAGRPAKKRKRGPNEPRKGKRNSNVKCGKCREFGHNSRTCKNGGPSTGPSTSAAAGASTSQGGSRGRKRANTAT; encoded by the exons ATGGATAAGGCCTACAAGAATGGAAAGATATGGACTCATCAACCATATGGGTCCATCAAATTAGAACCTTGGTTGATCTTTCCAGACAAGTCCACTTTCCTAGatgttttgaggagtttttgcaTACAAGAGGGGTTTGGACTAAGTGTTGAGAGGGCTGACAGTAAGAGGTACACTGCAGTGTGTGCAATAGAAACTTGTGACTGGAGGATACATGCAAGTAAGATGTTTGACAGTGTCAGTTGGGCTATTAAGGGGATCAGTGGGTGCCACAAAACTTGTGGGAGATTGGAGGAGAACCCTGTGGTGACCTCTGAGTGGCTATGTAAGAACATGATGAGTCTAATTGAGGCCAACACTGAAATTCCTGTTGAGACATTGAGAAGGTATGCACAGGAGACATTTCAATTGAGGGTTAAAAAGAGATTGTTGTACAAAGTAAGGAGTATGGCAGTAGAGAAGATACATGGTGGTTGGGCTGAGGCTTATGAGTTGCTTCCTAGGTATGCTGAGATGATTAAACAGACAAACCCAGGAAGTTATGCACTGATTTCATGGGGTGCTACAAGTGGGGATGTGAACCCCAAGTTCAGAGCTTGTTTCTTCTCCTTTGCTGCTCAAGTCAAGGGTTTTTTGAGGGGGTGCAGGCCTATAATTGGAATAGATGGGGCTCATCTAAGTGGGTTTTACAAGGGAATCCTACTCACAGCTGTTGGCATTGATGGGAACAATGAAATATTTGTTCTGGCTTATGGGATAGTGGACACTGAGAGCTGTGATAGTTGGACACATTTCATGAGATGCTTGAGGCAGATGTTTGAGCAAGAGGGTTGCAACAAAGATGATTGGACCTTCATCAGTGACAGGATGAAG GGAGTTGACTTGGCAGTGAGAGATACTTTTCCTAGAGCTACTAGGAGAGTTTGCTGCCAACACTTGTACATGAATTGCAAAAACAATGGATTTAGTGGATCTGCTTTCTTCAAACTGTTTTGGATAGCTGCAAATGCACACAATGAGTATGTGTATGGTAAAGCATTAGAGAAGATCACTGCTCATGATCCAAATGCTGCTGCATACTTGGACACATGCCAGGAGCAGTGGTCCAGGCATATGTTTGACCCTGCTGtttgttgtgatcacaacacaacaaactttgtggagtcattcaatgcatgcacaaaaccatacagagacaTGCCTGTATTCTCATTGTTGGAAG CAATCAGAAAGTGGTGTATGGAGAGGGTTGGGGCAAGATTTGACATGGCAATTGATATGGAGGATGGTCAGTTGACTGAGTATGCCAAGAAAGAGGTGGATGAAAGAACAGGAGAGTCTAGGTTCTGCTATGCTACAGCCTGTGGTGGGGGGGAATTTGAGGTCAGAGATGCACATGTGAACTTCCCCATCAGGTTATCAACTAGAAGCTGTGGGTGTGGGAAGTGGCAAATTTCTGGAATCCCCTGCAAGCATGCACTCAGGGTGATTTATGACCAAAGGCTGAACCCCATTGATTTTGTCTCCCCATTCTTCAAGTCTGCTGCATACAAGCTTACATATGCAGACCACATTCACCCCATGTCAGACCCAACACAGTGGCCTAACTTTTCTCTCCCTACCATTCAGCCTCCAGTCATCAAAAGACAAGCTGGCAGACCtgctaagaagagaaagagaggaccAAATGAACCCAGGAAGGGGAAGAGAAACAGCAATGTGAAATGTGGAAAGTGCAGGGAGTTTGGTCATAACTCAAGGACATGTAAGAATGGAGGACCAAGCACTGGACCAAGCACTTCAGCAGCAGCAGGAGCAAGTACATCACAAGGGGGTTCAAGGGGGAGGAAAAGAGCAAACACAGCAACTTAA